Proteins encoded together in one Synechococcus sp. A15-62 window:
- a CDS encoding cofactor assembly of complex C subunit B — protein sequence MPAGFQSTLLLTVLLAIGLVFFLRAASKDRTTVVDVMSPQPPITVLDGLSTWLEDRGWSRDGGDAERQVLRFKGKVASSQPLAVLLSVLAAFGSACFGLVLRQLAPQLHWWPLLLIGLGPLAGAVYTRRAARTEALELQLLPAPEGEGSAIRLRAHRDELIAIELELAETLQLASDGSLLSSPI from the coding sequence ATGCCTGCAGGATTCCAATCCACCCTCCTGCTGACTGTTCTGCTGGCGATTGGTCTGGTCTTCTTTCTGCGTGCAGCCAGCAAGGACCGAACCACAGTGGTGGACGTGATGTCCCCCCAACCCCCCATCACCGTTCTTGACGGGCTCAGCACTTGGCTGGAAGACCGCGGCTGGAGCCGAGATGGCGGAGATGCTGAGCGCCAGGTGCTCCGCTTCAAGGGGAAAGTGGCCTCCAGCCAACCCCTTGCCGTGTTGCTGTCAGTGCTAGCGGCCTTTGGCTCCGCCTGCTTCGGTCTGGTCCTGCGTCAGCTGGCACCCCAACTGCACTGGTGGCCTCTGCTGCTGATCGGCCTCGGTCCTCTGGCGGGAGCTGTTTACACCCGGCGGGCCGCTCGCACAGAAGCCCTTGAACTGCAACTCCTTCCTGCTCCCGAGGGAGAGGGCAGCGCCATTCGTCTGCGGGCTCATCGGGACGAATTGATCGCCATCGAACTGGAACTGGCTGAGACCCTGCAACTCGCCAGTGATGGATCCCTGCTCTCCTCCCCCATTTGA
- the hemF gene encoding oxygen-dependent coproporphyrinogen oxidase: MVRSLIRRVLGRQDVGVSNAPLELPPSDSRERARAMVMGLQDEICAGLEALDGEGRFVEESWVRPEGGGGRSRVMREGRVFEQGGVNFSEVQGEELPPSILKQRPEAKGHPWFATGTSMVLHPRNPYIPTVHLNYRYFEAGPVWWFGGGADLTPYYPFLDDARHFHRTHQASCDSVHPDLHKVFKPWCDEYFYLKHRGETRGVGGIFYDYQDANGTLYKGQDPSGPAAQVSARLGARPLSWEQLFSLGQANGRAFLPAYAPIVEKRHPMAYGDRERDFQLYRRGRYVEFNLVWDRGTIFGLQTNGRTESILMSLPPLVRWEYGYTAEVGSREALLTDLFTKPQDWLGDASLDERCRPHGAIN, translated from the coding sequence ATGGTCCGCTCCCTGATTCGCCGCGTCCTCGGACGCCAGGACGTGGGTGTCAGCAACGCTCCCCTTGAGCTGCCCCCCAGCGATTCCAGAGAGCGGGCGCGGGCGATGGTGATGGGGCTGCAGGATGAAATCTGTGCCGGCCTGGAAGCCCTCGATGGTGAAGGTCGCTTCGTTGAGGAGAGTTGGGTGCGGCCTGAAGGGGGTGGGGGGCGCTCCCGGGTGATGCGTGAGGGTCGCGTCTTTGAACAGGGCGGCGTGAATTTCTCCGAGGTTCAAGGCGAAGAACTGCCCCCGTCGATCCTCAAGCAGCGTCCAGAGGCGAAGGGGCATCCCTGGTTCGCCACCGGAACCTCGATGGTTTTGCATCCGCGCAACCCCTATATCCCGACGGTTCATCTCAACTACCGCTACTTCGAGGCTGGCCCGGTGTGGTGGTTCGGCGGCGGTGCCGACCTGACGCCTTACTACCCGTTTCTCGACGACGCTCGTCATTTCCATCGCACCCATCAGGCGTCCTGTGATTCGGTTCATCCGGATCTGCACAAGGTGTTCAAGCCCTGGTGCGATGAATATTTCTATTTGAAGCACCGCGGTGAAACCCGCGGCGTCGGCGGCATCTTTTACGACTACCAAGACGCCAACGGCACTCTTTACAAGGGTCAGGATCCCTCCGGTCCTGCGGCTCAGGTGTCAGCCCGCTTGGGAGCTCGGCCGCTGAGTTGGGAGCAGCTGTTCTCCTTGGGGCAGGCCAATGGCAGAGCCTTCCTTCCCGCCTACGCCCCCATCGTGGAGAAGCGTCATCCGATGGCCTATGGCGATCGCGAGAGGGATTTTCAGCTCTATCGCCGGGGCCGTTATGTGGAGTTCAACCTGGTCTGGGACCGCGGCACGATCTTCGGTCTGCAGACCAATGGACGCACGGAATCGATCCTGATGTCTCTGCCCCCGCTGGTGCGTTGGGAGTACGGCTACACCGCAGAGGTCGGATCACGGGAGGCCCTGCTGACCGACCTCTTCACCAAGCCTCAGGACTGGCTGGGTGATGCCTCGCTGGATGAGCGCTGCCGACCCCATGGAGCGATCAATTAA
- a CDS encoding N-acetylmuramoyl-L-alanine amidase — MRLPAWMRRRRVASGLAITGLSLATLAMTKAAEQNNWLGTAEPSNEPEEQPAPEPPEPCPEPATPDPLLGPRTKKPGSWVGQSPVQSNLPIVVMAGHADSQGTASPGTPGYAVDQQKRAPMQPGIRDELFWNRQVQAAVVSQGQARALNIRAYTPPSISIANDDDPATNWSKAKVFSERGEYVLEIHFDAYRPHGFGSGLIPVLANVRELNVVDESLAQAFGRYPRLFRGGLGGPRRGIGILEIAMLEPPLETKLRDPSSREHTVNCLAERVVNALVQGVS, encoded by the coding sequence ATGCGTCTGCCGGCCTGGATGCGACGGCGTCGCGTTGCCTCAGGGCTTGCCATCACAGGCCTGTCACTGGCAACCCTGGCGATGACCAAAGCTGCGGAACAGAACAACTGGCTTGGCACAGCTGAGCCCAGCAACGAACCAGAAGAGCAACCTGCACCGGAACCGCCGGAGCCCTGTCCTGAGCCCGCCACACCAGATCCCCTGCTAGGCCCACGCACAAAGAAACCCGGGAGCTGGGTCGGGCAAAGCCCTGTGCAGAGCAACCTGCCAATCGTCGTCATGGCAGGACATGCCGACTCCCAGGGCACCGCCAGTCCAGGAACCCCTGGATATGCCGTGGATCAGCAGAAGCGAGCGCCGATGCAACCGGGCATTCGCGATGAGCTGTTCTGGAACCGCCAGGTTCAGGCCGCAGTGGTGAGCCAAGGCCAAGCCCGTGCCTTGAACATCCGCGCCTACACCCCGCCGTCAATCAGCATCGCGAACGACGACGACCCTGCCACCAACTGGTCGAAGGCCAAAGTCTTTTCGGAGCGTGGTGAATATGTGTTGGAGATCCATTTCGATGCCTACCGGCCCCATGGCTTCGGCTCCGGCCTGATTCCAGTACTCGCCAATGTGCGTGAACTGAATGTTGTCGATGAAAGCCTGGCCCAGGCATTTGGGCGATACCCGCGCCTGTTCCGCGGAGGCCTTGGCGGTCCGCGTCGCGGCATCGGAATTCTCGAAATCGCCATGCTTGAACCCCCTCTCGAAACGAAACTGAGGGATCCGAGCTCAAGGGAGCACACGGTGAACTGCCTGGCCGAGCGCGTGGTGAACGCGCTCGTTCAAGGCGTCAGTTAA